The following proteins are co-located in the Hemitrygon akajei unplaced genomic scaffold, sHemAka1.3 Scf000116, whole genome shotgun sequence genome:
- the LOC140723519 gene encoding uncharacterized protein yields MAHQQVHTGERPFICSDCGKGFTFSSQLKIHQRVHTGEKPFTCSDCGRGFTQSSQLKIHQRVHTGERPFTCPDCGKRFTRSFDLQVHQRVHTGERPFTCSDCGKGFPCSSDLNKHQRVHTRERPFTCLECGKGFTGSSQLKVHQRVHTGERPFTCSVCGRGFTQSSDLLVHQRVHTGERPFTCSDCGKGFTRSSKLLVHQRVHTGERPFTCLDCGKGFTCSSQLKVHQRVHTGEWPFNCSDCGKGFTCSSKLMVHQRVHTGERPFTCSDCGKGFTCSSQLKVHQRGHTGERPFTCSDCGKGFTFSSQLLRHQSFHTGERPFTCSDCGKGFTQSYKLKAHQSVHTGERPSTCSDCGKGFTRSSELLVHQRVHTGERPFTCLDCGKGFTCSSKLKVHQRVHTGERPFTFSDCGKGFTQSSKLKVHQRVHTGERPFMC; encoded by the coding sequence ATGGCTCACCAacaagttcacaccggggagcggccattcatctgctcagactgtgggaagggattcactttctcatcccaactgaagatacatcagcgagttcacactggggagaagccattcacctgctcagactgtgggaggggattcactcagtcatcccaactgaagatacaccagcgagttcacacaggagagagaccattcacctgcccagactgtgggaagagatttactcggTCATTCGATCTgcaggtacaccagcgagttcacacgggggagagaccgttcacctgttctgactgtgggaagggattcccttgCTCATCTGACCTTaataaacaccagcgagttcataccagggagaggccattcacctgcttggaatgtgggaagggattcactggctcatcccaactgaaggtacatcagagagtccacacaggcgagaggccattcacctgctccgtctgtgggagaggattcactcagtcatccgatctactggtacaccagcgagttcacactggggagaggccgttcacctgctcagattgcgggaagggattcactcggtcatccaaactactggtacaccagcgagttcacaccggggagaggcctttcacctgcttggactgtggaaaaggattcacttgctcatcccaactgaaggtacatcagcgagttcacactggggagtggccatttaactgctcggactgtgggaaaggatttacttGCTCGTCTAAACTgatggtacatcagagagttcacactggagagaggccgttcacctgctcagactgtgggaagggattcacttgctcatcccaactgaaggtacatcagagaggtcacactggggagaggccgttcacctgctcagactgtgggaagggattcactttttCATCGCAGCTACTGAGGCACCAGtcatttcacactggggagaggcctttcacctgctcagactgtgggaagggattcactcagtcatacaAACTaaaggcacaccagtcagttcacactggggagaggccgtccacctgctcagactgtgggaagggattcactcggtcatccgaactactggtacaccagcgagttcacactggggagaggcctttcacctgcttggactgtgggaagggattcacttgttcatctaagctgaaggtacatcagcgagttcacactggggagaggccgttcaccttctcagactgtgggaagggattcactcagtcatctaagctgaaggtacatcagcgagttcacactggggagaggccattcatgtgctga